A stretch of the Carassius carassius chromosome 6, fCarCar2.1, whole genome shotgun sequence genome encodes the following:
- the LOC132142786 gene encoding T-complex protein 1 subunit delta-like, with protein sequence MPEGVGAAYMSKFKGSAYVDRDKPAQIRFSNINAGKAVADAIRTSLGPKGMDKMIQDGKGDVTITNDGATILKQMQVLHPAARMMVELSKAQDIEAGDGTTSVVVIAGALLDACAKLLQKGIHPTIISESFQKAVDKGVEILTAMSQPVQLSDRETLLNSATTSLCSKVVSQYSSLLAPMSVDAVMKVIDPATATSVDLRNIRIIKKLGGTIDDCELVEGLVLTQRVVNTGVSRVEKAKIGLIQFCLSPPKTDMDNQIVVSDYAQMDRVLREERAYILNLVKQIKKAGCTVLLIQKSILRDALSDLAVHFLNKMKIMVVKDIEREDIEFICMTLGTRPIAHIDQFTPEMLGTAELAEEVSLDGSGKLVKITGCVNPGKTVSIVVRGSNKLVIEEAERSIHDALCVIRCLVKKRFLIAGGGAPEIELALRLAEYSRTLAGMEAYCVRAYADALEVIPSTLAENAGLNPISTVTELRNRHAQGEKTAGINVRKGGISNILEELVVQPLLVSISALTFATETVRSILKIDDLVNTR encoded by the exons ctgtcgcAGATGCCATCAGAACAAGTCTGGGCCCCAAGGGCATGGATAAAATG ATTCAGGATGGAAAGGGCGATGTCACCATCACTAATGACGGAGCCACAATCCTCAAACAGATGCAGGTGCTGCATCCTGCGGCCAGAATG atggtGGAGCTGTCTAAAGCTCAGGATATTGAGGCTGGTGATGGCACTACGTCAGTGGTGGTGATTGCTGGAGCTCTTCTTGATGCCTGCGCTAAACTGCTACAGAAAG GGATCCACCCGACCATTATTTCCGAGTCTTTCCAGAAGGCTGTAGATAAAGGTGTGGAGATCCTGACGGCCATGAGTCAGCCAGTGCAGCTCAGTGACCGAGAGACTCTTCTGAACAGCGCCACCACCTCGCTCTGCTCTAAGGTGGTGTCCCAGTACTCCAGCCTGCTAGCACCCATGAGCGTCGACGCCGTCATGAAGGTCATCGATCCCGCCACCGCCACCAGCGTTGATCTCCGTAATATCCGCATCATCAAGAAACTCGG aGGGACCATTGATGACTGTGAGCTGGTGGAGGGTCTGGTGTTGACGCAGAGGGTGGTGAACACTGGAGTGTCTCGTGTGGAGAAAGCCAAAATCGGCCTCATCCAGTTCTGCCTGTCCCCTCCCAAAACTGAT ATGGACAATCAGATTGTGGTGTCGGACTATGCTCAGATGGACCGTGTGCTCCGTGAGGAGAGAGCTTACATCCTCAACCTGGTCAAACAGATTAAAAAGGCCGGCTGCACTGTGTTGCTCATCCAGAAATCCATCCTGAG AGATGCACTGAGTGATCTGGCTGTTCACTTCCTGAATAAGATGAAGATCATGGTTGTCAAAGACATTGAGAGGGAGGACATTGAATTCATCTGCATG ACTCTTGGCACCAGACCTATTGCTCATATTGACCAGTTCACTCCAGAGATGCTGGGAACAGCAGAGCTAGCTGAAGAGGTTAGCCTGGATGGATCTGGCAAACTAGTGAAG ATCACAGGATGTGTAAATCCAGGAAAGACGGTCAGTATTGTCGTTCGTGGTTCCAACAAACTGGTGATTGAGGAGGCCGAACGATCCATTCACGATGCCCTCTGCGTCATCCGCTGTCTGGTCAAGAAGAG GTTTCTGATCGCCGGCGGTGGAGCACCAGAGATTGAGCTGGCGCTGAGGTTGGCAGAATATTCCCGCACTCTGGCTGGCATGGAGGCATACTGTGTGCGTGCGTACGCCGATGCCCTGGAGGTCATTCCCTCAACTCTGGCAGAGAACGCTGGTCTGAATCCCATCTCTACAGTCACAGAGCTGCGCAACAGACACGCACAGGGAGAGAAGACGGCCGGGATTAATGTCCGCAAG GGTGGGATCTCTAACATCCTGGAGGAGCTGGTAGTTCAGCCTCTCCTGGTCTCCATCAGTGCACTCACCTTCGCCAcggagacggttcgcagcatccTCAAGATCGATGATCTT GTAAACACGCGATAA